Proteins encoded by one window of Lathyrus oleraceus cultivar Zhongwan6 chromosome 1, CAAS_Psat_ZW6_1.0, whole genome shotgun sequence:
- the LOC127108156 gene encoding uncharacterized protein LOC127108156: MFKKLEINIPFSEALEQMPIYAKFMKDVISKKRSTDIDLIILTETCSAILQCMKIPMKNKDRGSVTIPCTIGDRKFNKALIDLGASVSLILLSIYKKLGIGTVQDTRMTLQFAYRSVRRPCGIVEDVLVKIDKFLFPVDFLILEMPEDEEIPLILGRPFLET, encoded by the coding sequence atgttcaaaaagcttgaaaTAAACATCCCTTTTTCGGAGGCACtagaacaaatgccaatatatgccaagttcatgaaagacgTCATCTCTAAGAAACGTTCCACTGATATAGACCTGATCATCCTAACTGAAACATGCAGTGCCATTCTCCAATGCATGAAAATCCCAATGAAAAATAAAGACAGGGGATCAGTTACTATTCcatgcactattggtgatagGAAATTCAATAAAGCTCTAATTGACTTAGGAGCAAGTGTAAGCTTGATTCTACTATCCATCTATAAGAAATTAGGCATTGGCACtgttcaagatactcgaatgacaCTTCAGTTTGCATATCGCTCTGTTAGGCGACCCTGTGGGATTGTGGAAGACGTTCTTGTAAAAATTGATAAGTTTCTTTTCCCAGTTGACTTCCTCATTCTGGAAATGCCTGAAGATGAGGAaattcctctcatattgggcaGACCATTCTTGGAAACATGA
- the LOC127138014 gene encoding uncharacterized protein LOC127138014 isoform X1 — protein sequence MQFQTQSLWPCRFVCVCLGNNYNRIRTTLPNNKRKISKALRVRAMRAVVQRVDSASVEVEGRTVSEIGPGLLVLVGIHDSDSDADADYICRKVLNMRLFSNEDTAKAWDHSVMQKNYQVLLVSQFTLYGFLKGNKPDFHVAMAPQRAKPFYASLVDRFRNAYNADAIKDGIFGAKMKVSLVNDGPVTMQLDSQSPKNTVDAAES from the exons atgCAGTTCCAAACCCAATCACTGTGGCCGTGTAGATTTGTTTGCGTATGCTTAGGCAACAACTACAACAGAATCAGAACAACACTTCCAAACAACAAGAGAAAGATTTCGAAGGCACTGAGAGTCCGAGCAATGCGAGCGGTGGTTCAGCGCGTGGACTCTGCATCCGTCGAAGTCGAAGGCCGCACCGTATCGGAAATAGGTCCCGGCCTTCTCGTTCTCGTCGGAATTCACGATTCCGACTCCGATGCCGACGCCGATTACAT ATGTCGAAAGGTGTTGAACATGAGGCTGTTTTCAAATGAAGATACTGCCAAAGCATGGGATCATAGTGTCATGCAGAAAAATTATCAAGTTTTACTTG TGAGTCAGTTTACTTTGTATGGATTCTTGAAGGGTAACAAGCCAGATTTCCATGTGGCAATGGCGCCTCAAAGAGCCAAACCTTTCTATGCCTCTTTAGTGGACAGGTTTAGGAATGCTTATAACGCTGATGCAATCAAAG ATGGCATATTTGGAGCTAAGATGAAG GTAAGTTTGGTCAATGATGGACCAGTTACCATGCAGCTTGATTCACAGTCACCCAA AAATACAGTTGATGCAGCTGAATCTTGA
- the LOC127138014 gene encoding uncharacterized protein LOC127138014 isoform X2 — protein MQFQTQSLWPCRFVCVCLGNNYNRIRTTLPNNKRKISKALRVRAMRAVVQRVDSASVEVEGRTVSEIGPGLLVLVGIHDSDSDADADYICRKVLNMRLFSNEDTAKAWDHSVMQKNYQVLLVSQFTLYGFLKGNKPDFHVAMAPQRAKPFYASLVDRFRNAYNADAIKDGIFGAKMKVSLVNDGPVTMQLDSQSPN, from the exons atgCAGTTCCAAACCCAATCACTGTGGCCGTGTAGATTTGTTTGCGTATGCTTAGGCAACAACTACAACAGAATCAGAACAACACTTCCAAACAACAAGAGAAAGATTTCGAAGGCACTGAGAGTCCGAGCAATGCGAGCGGTGGTTCAGCGCGTGGACTCTGCATCCGTCGAAGTCGAAGGCCGCACCGTATCGGAAATAGGTCCCGGCCTTCTCGTTCTCGTCGGAATTCACGATTCCGACTCCGATGCCGACGCCGATTACAT ATGTCGAAAGGTGTTGAACATGAGGCTGTTTTCAAATGAAGATACTGCCAAAGCATGGGATCATAGTGTCATGCAGAAAAATTATCAAGTTTTACTTG TGAGTCAGTTTACTTTGTATGGATTCTTGAAGGGTAACAAGCCAGATTTCCATGTGGCAATGGCGCCTCAAAGAGCCAAACCTTTCTATGCCTCTTTAGTGGACAGGTTTAGGAATGCTTATAACGCTGATGCAATCAAAG ATGGCATATTTGGAGCTAAGATGAAG GTAAGTTTGGTCAATGATGGACCAGTTACCATGCAGCTTGATTCACAGTCACCCAA TTGA
- the LOC127138014 gene encoding uncharacterized protein LOC127138014 isoform X3 has translation MQFQTQSLWPCRFVCVCLGNNYNRIRTTLPNNKRKISKALRVRAMRAVVQRVDSASVEVEGRTVSEIGPGLLVLVGIHDSDSDADADYICRKVLNMRLFSNEDTAKAWDHSVMQKNYQVLLVSQFTLYGFLKGNKPDFHVAMAPQRAKPFYASLVDRFRNAYNADAIKDGIFGAKMKVSLVNDGPVTMQLDSQSPK, from the exons atgCAGTTCCAAACCCAATCACTGTGGCCGTGTAGATTTGTTTGCGTATGCTTAGGCAACAACTACAACAGAATCAGAACAACACTTCCAAACAACAAGAGAAAGATTTCGAAGGCACTGAGAGTCCGAGCAATGCGAGCGGTGGTTCAGCGCGTGGACTCTGCATCCGTCGAAGTCGAAGGCCGCACCGTATCGGAAATAGGTCCCGGCCTTCTCGTTCTCGTCGGAATTCACGATTCCGACTCCGATGCCGACGCCGATTACAT ATGTCGAAAGGTGTTGAACATGAGGCTGTTTTCAAATGAAGATACTGCCAAAGCATGGGATCATAGTGTCATGCAGAAAAATTATCAAGTTTTACTTG TGAGTCAGTTTACTTTGTATGGATTCTTGAAGGGTAACAAGCCAGATTTCCATGTGGCAATGGCGCCTCAAAGAGCCAAACCTTTCTATGCCTCTTTAGTGGACAGGTTTAGGAATGCTTATAACGCTGATGCAATCAAAG ATGGCATATTTGGAGCTAAGATGAAG GTAAGTTTGGTCAATGATGGACCAGTTACCATGCAGCTTGATTCACAGTCACCCAAGTGA